A section of the Streptomyces sp. NBC_01591 genome encodes:
- a CDS encoding beta-ketoacyl synthase N-terminal-like domain-containing protein, translated as MTKTVISAWSAVSPFGMGRDAFVGGFHDGRSTVAPVDREQWRTPDDEVCLVPGFTPAGALGKKGTRAMDRATGLAVSAVGRLIDESPAEPATVSGEEVALVLGTTSGSVQSMMDFTRGGLVSEKPYFVDPARFPNAVMNCAAGQCAIRHQLKGPNATIAGGRVSGLHALKYSQRLLNAHRARTVLCGAVEEYADARAWLDRHARGEDETGTVHGEGCVMLRIEPEDSAQGTPLATVQAVEVGVFAGGGENAAPVLDTCVRRALERSGTDPADVWIVAPSGARGALGDAEQSVLDAHFDPAVVNRVSRLIGDTAGAAAMFQMAGVLAVAERAGAAGRTAVVTAVDRDGEAGCAVLRLGQGLSGGSGSDRP; from the coding sequence ATGACCAAGACTGTGATCTCCGCGTGGTCGGCCGTCTCGCCGTTCGGCATGGGCCGGGACGCCTTCGTGGGCGGCTTCCACGACGGCCGGTCCACGGTCGCCCCGGTCGACCGCGAGCAGTGGCGGACACCCGACGACGAGGTCTGCCTCGTCCCCGGCTTCACCCCGGCCGGTGCGCTGGGCAAGAAGGGCACCCGCGCCATGGACCGGGCCACCGGCCTCGCGGTCTCGGCGGTCGGCCGGCTGATCGACGAGTCGCCCGCCGAACCCGCCACGGTCAGCGGCGAGGAAGTGGCACTGGTCCTCGGCACCACCTCGGGCAGCGTGCAGAGCATGATGGACTTCACCCGCGGCGGCCTCGTCTCGGAGAAGCCCTATTTCGTCGACCCGGCCCGCTTCCCCAACGCGGTGATGAACTGCGCTGCCGGGCAGTGCGCCATCCGGCACCAGCTCAAGGGCCCCAACGCCACCATCGCCGGGGGGCGGGTCTCCGGCCTGCACGCCCTGAAGTACTCCCAGCGGCTGCTGAACGCCCACCGCGCACGCACCGTGCTGTGCGGCGCCGTCGAGGAGTACGCCGACGCCCGTGCCTGGCTGGACCGGCACGCGCGCGGCGAGGACGAGACGGGCACGGTCCACGGCGAGGGCTGCGTGATGCTCCGGATCGAACCCGAGGACTCGGCCCAGGGCACCCCACTGGCCACCGTGCAGGCCGTGGAGGTGGGCGTGTTCGCGGGCGGCGGCGAGAACGCGGCTCCCGTGCTCGACACCTGCGTACGCCGTGCGCTGGAACGGTCCGGGACCGACCCGGCCGATGTGTGGATCGTCGCCCCGAGCGGTGCCCGGGGTGCGCTCGGCGACGCCGAACAGTCCGTGCTGGACGCCCATTTCGACCCGGCGGTGGTGAACCGGGTGTCGCGGCTGATCGGCGACACCGCGGGAGCGGCGGCCATGTTCCAGATGGCCGGGGTGCTGGCCGTCGCCGAACGGGCCGGGGCGGCCGGCCGGACCGCGGTCGTCACCGCGGTGGACCGGGACGGCGAAGCGGGGTGCGCGGTGCTGCGGCTCGGCCAGGGCCTGTCCGGCGGATCAGGGTCGGACAGGCCCTAG
- a CDS encoding 3-hydroxyacyl-ACP dehydratase FabZ family protein has translation MTVTAAGTGAGADAGTGTTSLSEASPVTAGIRVVRAPAAGDGGHLTAATVCRIDPAEQIFAGHYPGFPIFPGVCVIECVRRSALATAPGPIALTAVESARFRGPVLPGDELSMELVWKPDGPDDHEGRHWRVTATARTGRGDAASIRLRFRSGGRP, from the coding sequence GTGACCGTCACCGCAGCCGGGACCGGGGCCGGGGCCGATGCCGGGACCGGGACCACGTCCCTGTCCGAGGCGTCCCCGGTCACGGCCGGCATCCGTGTCGTACGTGCTCCGGCCGCCGGGGACGGGGGCCACCTGACGGCGGCCACCGTCTGCCGCATCGATCCCGCGGAGCAGATCTTCGCGGGTCACTACCCCGGATTCCCCATCTTTCCCGGGGTCTGCGTCATCGAGTGCGTACGCCGCAGCGCCCTGGCCACCGCACCCGGCCCGATCGCACTGACCGCGGTGGAGTCGGCGCGCTTCCGCGGACCGGTGCTGCCCGGCGACGAGCTGTCCATGGAACTGGTCTGGAAGCCCGACGGGCCCGACGACCACGAGGGGCGGCACTGGCGGGTCACGGCGACCGCCCGCACCGGCCGGGGCGACGCCGCCTCGATCCGGCTGCGCTTCCGGTCAGGGGGCCGGCCGTGA
- a CDS encoding 3-hydroxyacyl-ACP dehydratase FabZ family protein, giving the protein MIGTAELRRLLPHRFPMLLVDRVDEVVPGERLVAHKAVTCNEPWYAGLPQETEPDGYRYPEVLLTESWCQAAGVLATWDSPNPDVLNGQVMLFGGVSDVRFEQPVFPGDVVEHRVRVLRVLSDTMIFEGEALVGGATVMTVARATMAFRPADQLRAATGI; this is encoded by the coding sequence GTGATCGGAACCGCCGAACTGCGCCGGCTGCTCCCGCACCGCTTCCCGATGCTGCTGGTGGACCGGGTCGACGAAGTGGTGCCCGGCGAGCGGCTGGTCGCCCACAAGGCCGTCACCTGCAACGAGCCCTGGTACGCCGGGCTCCCGCAGGAGACGGAGCCGGACGGCTACCGCTACCCCGAGGTGCTGCTCACCGAGTCCTGGTGCCAGGCGGCGGGCGTACTGGCCACCTGGGACAGCCCCAACCCGGACGTGCTGAACGGGCAGGTGATGCTGTTCGGCGGCGTCAGCGACGTCCGCTTCGAGCAGCCCGTGTTCCCCGGCGATGTGGTGGAGCACCGGGTCCGGGTCCTGCGGGTGCTGAGCGACACGATGATCTTCGAGGGTGAGGCGCTCGTCGGCGGTGCGACGGTCATGACCGTCGCCAGGGCCACGATGGCGTTCCGCCCGGCCGACCAACTGCGCGCGGCCACCGGAATCTAG
- a CDS encoding acyl carrier protein has protein sequence MTSAVQTLDLEQLRALIAEVLDVEVADIGDDTDFIDDLEIDSLMALEVVVVLEKRYQVKLREEELKQVTCLRAAHGLIEQKLRTP, from the coding sequence ATGACATCCGCAGTGCAGACACTGGACCTCGAACAGCTCCGAGCGCTCATCGCAGAGGTGCTCGACGTCGAGGTCGCGGACATCGGCGACGACACCGACTTCATCGACGACCTGGAGATCGACTCCCTGATGGCCCTGGAGGTCGTCGTGGTGCTGGAGAAGCGCTACCAGGTCAAACTGCGCGAGGAGGAGCTGAAGCAGGTCACCTGCCTGCGGGCGGCGCACGGCCTGATCGAGCAGAAGCTGCGGACCCCGTAG